A DNA window from Daucus carota subsp. sativus chromosome 3, DH1 v3.0, whole genome shotgun sequence contains the following coding sequences:
- the LOC108215240 gene encoding ankyrin repeat-containing protein ITN1-like isoform X2, whose translation MAGTGTGGSAFLRHEHSIDIITPPHPPLPITPSPPHHPRSAPKFPSDIYLSEDERKNYLAICLPLYEAALKGDWQTAQKIISKCPKVINVSITKNYETVLHIVSSTKHAHFVEELLKLMKPEDLDLQNKNRNTALCLAAAAGTVKIVEMMVEVEPNLLMIRGNNNMSPLLMAALFGHKEMVSYLYSRTDNMTGGDWTDTDRIMLLNACISAKLYDVALKLLDKHKKKLALATDKNALHILARNPSEFAGIRQPVYWRLLNKIIPGPRIGPGEKKCQALEIVKVIWGEIVQQKDDDIWDIIRGPQEIVRVEEKDQPNARYVEKKVHQSRLLFVAASLGNTEFLIELLRLCPELIWKIDDYERTIFHVAVLHRQESVYNLLYEIGSIKDLVTTFRDTGGNNILHLAAMMPEQNRLHIVSGVALQMQRELLWFKEVEAMVHPSLRGMKNNKGKTPEALFSAQHADLMEKGETWMKDTASQCMVVAALIATIMFAAAFTLPGGSNQDSGHPIFKKRSAFMVFVITDAISLFSSSASILMFLAILTARYAEGDFLRSLPIKLMIGLLALFISITTMMIAFSASFFLVYTKVIIADVDKLRS comes from the exons ATGGCTGGAACTGGAACAGGTGGTTCAGCATTTTTACGGCATGAGCACTCTATTGATATAATTACCCCGCCGCATCCACCTCTGCCGATCACTCCTTCTCCACCGCATCATCCTCGTTCTGCACCTAAGTTCCCTTCAGATATTTATCTTTCTG AGGATGAAAGGAAAAATTACCTAGCTATATGTTTGCCCCTCTATGAAGCCGCACTTAAAGGTGACTGGCAAACTGCACAAAAAATCATAAGCAAATGTCCAAAAGTGATTAATGTGAGCATTACCAAGAATTATGAAACTGTTCTTCACATTGTCTCGTCAACAAAGCATGCTCACTTTGTGGAAGAGCTGTTAAAGTTAATGAAACCTGAGGACTTGGATCTTCAAAACAAAAACCGGAATACAGCTCTCTGTTTAGCAGCAGCAGCTGGAACAGTAAAAATTGTTGAGATGATGGTGGAGGTGGAGCCTAACCTTCTCATGATACGCGGAAACAATAATATGTCACCACTCTTGATGGCAGCTTTGTTTGGACACAAAGAGATGGTGTCATATCTTTACTCTCGGACTGATAACATGACAGGCGGTGATTGGACTGATACGGATAGAATAATGCTACTAAATGCTTGCATCAGTGCAAAACTATATG ATGTGGCATTAAAATTATTGGACAAACACAAGAAAAAGCTGGCATTGGCAACTGACAAGAATGCACTCCATATATTGGCTAGAAATCCATCAGAATTTGCTGGAATACGGCAGCCTGTTTATTGGAGACTACTTAATAAAA tAATTCCTGGACCAAGAATAGGACCTGGTGAGAAGAAATGTCAAGCACTTGAAATAGTCAAGGTAATTTGGGGAGAGATTGTTCAACAGAAGGATGATGACATATGGGACATAATCAGAGGCCCTCAAGAGATTGTAAGAGTTGAAGAAAAAGACCAACCTAATGCTAGGTATGTTGAGAAAAAAGTACATCAGTCCCGGCTTCTGTTTGTCGCTGCTTCATTGGGCAACACTGAATTTTTGATCGAGCTTCTTCGATTGTGTCCTGAGCTGATATGGAAAATAGATGACTATGAACGGACAATTTTCCACGTGGCAGTTTTACATCGTCAGGAGAGTGTCTACAATCTGTTATACGAGATAGGATCAATTAAGGACCTTGTAACTACTTTTAGGGACACAGGTGGCAACAATATACTGCACTTGGCTGCTATGATGCCAGAACAAAATCGACTCCATATTGTGTCGGGAGTAGCTCTTCAAATGCAGCGGGAACTACTATGGTTCAAG GAAGTAGAAGCTATGGTGCATCCTTCTTTAAGAGGAATGAAGAACAATAAGGGAAAAACTCCCGAAGCTTTATTCAGTGCTCAGCATGCAGATTTGATGGAAAAAGGGGAAACCTGGATGAAGGATACAGCATCTCAGTGCATGGTTGTTGCTGCCCTCATAGCTACAATTATGTTTGCAGCAGCTTTTACTTTACCTGGTGGTAGCAATCAGGATAGTGGGCATccaatattcaaaaaaagaagtgCCTTTATGGTGTTTGTAATAACAGACGCCATATCATTGTTCAGCTCCTCAGCTTCGATACTTATGTTCTTGGCCATTCTCACAGCACGTTATGCAGAAGGAGATTTCTTGAGATCTTTACCTATAAAGTTGATGATTGGGCTCCTGGCACTTTTTATTTCAATTACTACGATGATGATTGCCTTCAGTGCGAGCTTCTTCCTAGTTTACACAAAAG TAATCATAGCCGATGTGGACAAGTTAAGGTCATGA
- the LOC108215240 gene encoding ankyrin repeat-containing protein ITN1-like isoform X1 gives MAGTGTGGSAFLRHEHSIDIITPPHPPLPITPSPPHHPRSAPKFPSDIYLSEDERKNYLAICLPLYEAALKGDWQTAQKIISKCPKVINVSITKNYETVLHIVSSTKHAHFVEELLKLMKPEDLDLQNKNRNTALCLAAAAGTVKIVEMMVEVEPNLLMIRGNNNMSPLLMAALFGHKEMVSYLYSRTDNMTGGDWTDTDRIMLLNACISAKLYDVALKLLDKHKKKLALATDKNALHILARNPSEFAGIRQPVYWRLLNKIIPGPRIGPGEKKCQALEIVKVIWGEIVQQKDDDIWDIIRGPQEIVRVEEKDQPNARYVEKKVHQSRLLFVAASLGNTEFLIELLRLCPELIWKIDDYERTIFHVAVLHRQESVYNLLYEIGSIKDLVTTFRDTGGNNILHLAAMMPEQNRLHIVSGVALQMQRELLWFKEVEAMVHPSLRGMKNNKGKTPEALFSAQHADLMEKGETWMKDTASQCMVVAALIATIMFAAAFTLPGGSNQDSGHPIFKKRSAFMVFVITDAISLFSSSASILMFLAILTARYAEGDFLRSLPIKLMIGLLALFISITTMMIAFSASFFLVYTKGMKWVPYLISGLAGVPVILFARLQYRLLFDVVRTTFSSRFLFKPRKHMLY, from the exons ATGGCTGGAACTGGAACAGGTGGTTCAGCATTTTTACGGCATGAGCACTCTATTGATATAATTACCCCGCCGCATCCACCTCTGCCGATCACTCCTTCTCCACCGCATCATCCTCGTTCTGCACCTAAGTTCCCTTCAGATATTTATCTTTCTG AGGATGAAAGGAAAAATTACCTAGCTATATGTTTGCCCCTCTATGAAGCCGCACTTAAAGGTGACTGGCAAACTGCACAAAAAATCATAAGCAAATGTCCAAAAGTGATTAATGTGAGCATTACCAAGAATTATGAAACTGTTCTTCACATTGTCTCGTCAACAAAGCATGCTCACTTTGTGGAAGAGCTGTTAAAGTTAATGAAACCTGAGGACTTGGATCTTCAAAACAAAAACCGGAATACAGCTCTCTGTTTAGCAGCAGCAGCTGGAACAGTAAAAATTGTTGAGATGATGGTGGAGGTGGAGCCTAACCTTCTCATGATACGCGGAAACAATAATATGTCACCACTCTTGATGGCAGCTTTGTTTGGACACAAAGAGATGGTGTCATATCTTTACTCTCGGACTGATAACATGACAGGCGGTGATTGGACTGATACGGATAGAATAATGCTACTAAATGCTTGCATCAGTGCAAAACTATATG ATGTGGCATTAAAATTATTGGACAAACACAAGAAAAAGCTGGCATTGGCAACTGACAAGAATGCACTCCATATATTGGCTAGAAATCCATCAGAATTTGCTGGAATACGGCAGCCTGTTTATTGGAGACTACTTAATAAAA tAATTCCTGGACCAAGAATAGGACCTGGTGAGAAGAAATGTCAAGCACTTGAAATAGTCAAGGTAATTTGGGGAGAGATTGTTCAACAGAAGGATGATGACATATGGGACATAATCAGAGGCCCTCAAGAGATTGTAAGAGTTGAAGAAAAAGACCAACCTAATGCTAGGTATGTTGAGAAAAAAGTACATCAGTCCCGGCTTCTGTTTGTCGCTGCTTCATTGGGCAACACTGAATTTTTGATCGAGCTTCTTCGATTGTGTCCTGAGCTGATATGGAAAATAGATGACTATGAACGGACAATTTTCCACGTGGCAGTTTTACATCGTCAGGAGAGTGTCTACAATCTGTTATACGAGATAGGATCAATTAAGGACCTTGTAACTACTTTTAGGGACACAGGTGGCAACAATATACTGCACTTGGCTGCTATGATGCCAGAACAAAATCGACTCCATATTGTGTCGGGAGTAGCTCTTCAAATGCAGCGGGAACTACTATGGTTCAAG GAAGTAGAAGCTATGGTGCATCCTTCTTTAAGAGGAATGAAGAACAATAAGGGAAAAACTCCCGAAGCTTTATTCAGTGCTCAGCATGCAGATTTGATGGAAAAAGGGGAAACCTGGATGAAGGATACAGCATCTCAGTGCATGGTTGTTGCTGCCCTCATAGCTACAATTATGTTTGCAGCAGCTTTTACTTTACCTGGTGGTAGCAATCAGGATAGTGGGCATccaatattcaaaaaaagaagtgCCTTTATGGTGTTTGTAATAACAGACGCCATATCATTGTTCAGCTCCTCAGCTTCGATACTTATGTTCTTGGCCATTCTCACAGCACGTTATGCAGAAGGAGATTTCTTGAGATCTTTACCTATAAAGTTGATGATTGGGCTCCTGGCACTTTTTATTTCAATTACTACGATGATGATTGCCTTCAGTGCGAGCTTCTTCCTAGTTTACACAAAAGGTATGAAATGGGTACCTTATCTGATCTCCGGATTGGCTGGAGTGCCTGTTATTCTATTTGCTAGACTTCAGTACCGTCTACTTTTTGATGTGGTTCGGACAACATTCAGTTCCAGGTTTCTGTTCAAGCCTAGGAAACATATGCTTTACTAA